From the Methanonatronarchaeum thermophilum genome, the window TCGCTATGAGGGGAACTCCCCATTGGTCGCATTTTTCAGCTACTTTTCCTAGTTTTCTAAGTTGCTGTGTTTCTGTTTTTGAACCTACGTTTACGTGTACGCTTACTCCGTCAACTCCGTATTTTAATGCTTCTTCGACTTCGCAGACCTGTATTTTGTTGTTGGGGTTTGGCCCCAGTGATGTGCTTGCACTTAGGTGTGTTATTAGGCCTACGTCTTTTCCGTAGCCTCTATGTCCATGTGGTATCATTCCTTTTTGCATTAAGACGGCGTTTGCTCCGCCTTCCGCTACTTTCTGTACTGTTTCTGAGAAATCGACCAGTCCTTTGATTGGTCCAACGCTTATTCCATGGTCGAGTGGAACTATTACTGTACGCCTGCTGTTCCGGTCTATTATTCTTTCTTTCCGTATGTTTTTCCCTATTTCCATGCGTGTTCACCCAAAAGTGTGAAACTGTGTGACACAATTACATAATTAGTAATTTATAAACACTTAATACTTTCTCCAAACACACAAAAAACCACAACAAACCCAAAAACAACACTATACCAAACAAACACCAAAATAAAAACACCCAACCCAAAACAAAACCACCCCAACAAAACGGTGCAAAAATGGAAACAAAAGTAAAACTACTCATAACATACGCAACACTAGCCTCCCTATCAATGGGAATGATATTCCCCTACATCCCACTATACGGCCAAGAAATAGGAATGCCAATTTCATTAATAGGCTATCTAGTATTCGTCTACTACCTCACAGAAATGTTCACAAGAATACCAGTAGGTCAAATAACAAACCAGATAGGGTATCCAAAAATAACAATAACCGCCGGAATCCTATCAATCATCTCAGCAACACTATACCTAACTTCAAACCTGATATGGCCCCTACTCTTCCTAGC encodes:
- a CDS encoding 2-amino-3,7-dideoxy-D-threo-hept-6-ulosonate synthase, whose protein sequence is MEIGKNIRKERIIDRNSRRTVIVPLDHGISVGPIKGLVDFSETVQKVAEGGANAVLMQKGMIPHGHRGYGKDVGLITHLSASTSLGPNPNNKIQVCEVEEALKYGVDGVSVHVNVGSKTETQQLRKLGKVAEKCDQWGVPLIAMMYPRGDKIKDEYDLKYVKHAARAGAELGADIIKTNYTGSSKTFSKVVEGCPVPIVVAGGPKMENEKEVLEMVEGAIKGGASGVAIGRNVFQSKNVPAMTNAISQIVHKDKKAEEAYRELKN